The Zingiber officinale cultivar Zhangliang chromosome 9A, Zo_v1.1, whole genome shotgun sequence genome window below encodes:
- the LOC122019507 gene encoding uncharacterized protein LOC122019507, with protein MVCVLRLVDGERKPAMGYIYEAMDRVKETIMKAFKEKEEKYKEVFEIIDTRWECQLHWPLHAVRHYLNPEYFYSYTDSNICGEVVNGLFETIERLIPSAAEQDKITTQLSIYRKAEGLFGRNVTIRHRRALSPAEWWQCYGANTPELQKFAIKVLSLTCSASGCERNWSIFEQIHSKKRNRLVQQRLNDLVFVKYNRALKLRYDARDKIDPVSLADIDDMSREERMGAAHKWLDEIR; from the exons ATGGTCTGTGTTCTGAGACTGGTTGATGGGGAAAGAAAACCTGCAATGGGCTATATTTATGAAGCTATGGATAGGGTAAAAGAAACAATTATGAAGGCctttaaggagaaagaagagaaatataAAGAAGTGTTTGAGATCATTGATACGAGATGGGAATGTCAACTTCATTGGCCTTTGCATGCTGTAAGACATTATTTGAATCcagaatatttttattcatatacaGATTCAAATATCTGTGGAGAAGTAGTGAATGGTTTGTTTGAAACTATTGAGAGATTGATTCCAAGCGCTGCTGAGCAAGATAAAATCACTACCCAACTCTCTATATATCGAaaggcagaagggctatttgggAGGAATGTGACAATTAGACACAGAAGAGCATTATCTCCAGCAGAATGGTGGCAATGTTATGGAGCAAATACCCCAGAATTGCAAAAGTTTGCTATTAAAGTGCTTAGCCTCACTTGTAGTGCTTCTGGTTGTGAGCGCAATTGGAGTATATTTGAGCag ATTCACAGCAAAAAAAGGAATAGGCTGGTTCAGCAACGCTTAAATGATTTGGTATTTGTGAAATATAATCGTGCCTTAAAACTTCGGTATGATGCACGTGATAAGATTGACCCCGTCTCTCTGGCAGATATtgatgata TGTCTAGAGAAGAGCGAATGGGGGCAGCGCACAAGTGGCTGGATGAGATCCGGTAG